In Erpetoichthys calabaricus chromosome 2, fErpCal1.3, whole genome shotgun sequence, a genomic segment contains:
- the foxi1 gene encoding forkhead box protein I1, with product MNAFGQQSPNPQTAPLQHHNAQDFLDMAVYCDNLSMYQQNLHHHSQRPSTHPSGYGLSEYSSHTANPYLWLNGPAINSSPYLSGANGATYIPSSYGANQRQFLPPAGFGGADLSWLSLSSQQELFKMVRPPYSYSALIAMAIQNAQDKKLTLSQIYQYVADNFPFYKKSKAGWQNSIRHNLSLNDCFKKVARDEDDPGKGNYWTLDPNCEKMFDNGNFRRKRKRRADVNGTNANRVSSKPDDSPLKSADTSILMEPSSPDLQGSPGTARDPKSSPSPIMEPSPCFNNFVSSMTSVMTGNNAINNRQFSGGLLGDLVQGRDTLTGLNSTYSPTHSTLYVENPHQTNNRLGYYHANQSNSLNVSLSSHFRVNNLIYSREETEV from the exons ATGAATGCTTTCGGGCAACAGTCGCCTAACCCGCAAACCGCCCCTCTCCAGCACCACAACGCACAGGACTTCTTGGACATGGCAGTTTACTGCGACAACCTCAGCATGTACCAGCAGAATCTACACCATCACTCGCAGCGACCCTCGACTCACCCATCAGGATACGGACTGAGTGAATATTCCTCGCACACAGCCAACCCTTACCTGTGGCTTAACGGCCCCGCCATCAACTCGTCACCTTATTTGTCCGGGGCAAATGGAGCGACTTACATACCGTCGAGCTATGGGGCGAACCAGAGACAGTTTCTACCCCCAGCTGGTTTTGGTGGTGCTGATCTGAGTTGGTTGTCTCTTTCTAGTCAGCAGGAACTGTTTAAGATGGTCAGACCTCCGTATTCTTATTCTGCGCTCATAGCGATGGCAATTCAAAACGCGCAAGACAAGAAATTAACTCTCAGTCAAATTTATCAGTATGTGGCTGACAACTTTCCCTTTTACAAAAAGAGCAAAGCTGGCTGGCAAAACTCCATCAGGCACAACCTTTCTTTAAATGACTGTTTTAAGAAAGTGGCGAGAGATGAAGATGACCCTG GTAAAGGAAACTATTGGACTTTGGACCCTAACTGCGAAAAAATGTTTGACAACGGCAATTtcagaagaaagaggaaaagaagagCGGATGTAAACGGCACGAACGCCAACAGGGTGTCCAGCAAGCCCGATGACAGCCCACTTAAAAGCGCAGACACGTCCATCCTGATGGAGCCCTCATCTCCGGATCTGCAGGGCTCCCCAGGGACCGCAAGAGATCCCAAGTCATCCCCCTCCCCAATTATGGAGCCCAGCCCTTGCTTCAATAACTTCGTCTCAAGCATGACTTCCGTGATGACTGGAAATAATGCTATCAACAACAGACAGTTTTCAGGAGGACTTCTTGGTGATTTGGTGCAGGGGAGAGACACCTTGACTGGACTCAATTCGACATATTCGCCGACGCACAGCACGTTGTATGTCGAAAATCCTCACCAGACCAATAACAGACTGGGCTATTACCACGCCAATCAAAGTAATAGTCTGAACGTCTCCTTGTCGAGTCACTTTAGAGTTAACAATTTGATTTACAGCCGTGAGGAAACTGAAGTTTAA